One Cervus canadensis isolate Bull #8, Minnesota chromosome 13, ASM1932006v1, whole genome shotgun sequence DNA segment encodes these proteins:
- the TMCC2 gene encoding transmembrane and coiled-coil domains protein 2 isoform X4 has product MKSKEEEKAVDKGDFVALNLAGGPGHGDADGPISLDVPDGAPDPQRTKAAIEHLHQKILKITEQIKIEQEARDDNVAEYLKLANNADKQQASRIKQVFEKKNQKSAQTIAQLHKKLEHYRRRLREIEQNGPSRQPKDVLRDMQQGLKDVGANVRAGISGFSGGVVEGVKGSLSGLSQATHSAVVSKPREFASLIRNKFGSADNIAHLKDPLDDGPPEEAARALSGSATLVSSPKYASDDECSSASASSAGAGSNSGAGPAAAAPGSPKSGPLYGAPGNVDAVLEELREIKEGQSHLEDSMEDLKAQLQRDYTYMTQCLQEERYRYERLEEQLNDLTELHQNEMTNLKQELASMEEKVAYQSYERARDIQEAVESCLTRVTKLELQQQQQQVVQLEGVENANARALLGKFINVILALMAVLLVFVSTVASFITPLVKTRLRVSSTALLALVLLLLWKHWDSLTYLLEHVLLPS; this is encoded by the exons ATGAAGtccaaggaagaggagaaggct GTCGACAAGGGGGACTTCGTGGCCCTGAACCTTGCCGGCGGCCCCGGCCATGGTGACGCCGACGGCCCCATCAGCTTGGACGTGCCAGACGGGGCCCCGGACCCCCAGCGGACCAAGGCGGCCATCGAGCACCTGCACCAGAAGATCCTGAAGATCACGGAGCAGATCAAGATCGAGCAGGAGGCGCGGGACGACAACGTGGCGGAGTACCTGAAGCTGGCCAACAACGCCGACAAGCAGCAGGCGTCCCGCATCAAGCAGGTGTTCGAGAAGAAGAACCAGAAGTCTGCGCAGACCATCGCCCAGCTGCACAAGAAGCTGGAGCACTACCGCCGGCGCCTGCGGGAGATCGAGCAGAACGGGCCGTCGCGTCAGCCCAAGGACGTGCTGCGGGACATGCAGCAAGGCCTCAAGGACGTGGGCGCCAACGTGCGCGCGGGCATCAGCGGCTTCAGCGGCGGCGTGGTGGAGGGCGTCAAGGGCAGCCTCTCCGGCCTCTCACAGGCCACGCACTCCGCCGTGGTGTCCAAGCCCCGCGAGTTCGCCAGCCTCATCCGGAACAAGTTCGGCAGCGCCGACAACATCGCGCACCTGAAGGACCCCCTGGACGACGGGCCCCCCGAGGAGGCGGCCCGGGCGCTGAGCGGCAGCGCCACGCTCGTGTCCAGCCCCAAGTACGCCAGCGACGACGAGTGCTCCAGCGCCAGCGCCAGCTCCGCGGGCGCGGGCAGCAACTCGGGGGCCgggcccgccgccgccgcgccgggGAGCCCCAAGTCCGGCCCGCTGTACGGGGCCCCCGGCAACGTGGACGCTGTGCTGGAAGAGCTGCGGGAGATCAAGGAGGGCCAGTCGCACCTGGAGGACTCGATGGAGGACCTGAAGGCGCAGCTGCAGAGGGACTACACCTACATGACCCAGTGCCTGCAGGAGGAGCGGTACAG GTACGAGCGGCTGGAGGAACAGCTCAATGACCTGACCGAACTTCACCAGAATGAGATGACCAACCTGAAGCAGGAGCTGGCCAGCATGGAGGAGAAGGTGGCCTACCAGTCCTACGAGAGGGCCCGGGACATCCAG GAGGCCGTGGAGTCCTGCCTGACCCGGGTCACCAAGCTGgaactgcagcagcagcagcagcaggtggtgCAGCTGGAGGGCGTGGAGAACGCCAACGCGCGGGCGCTGCTGGGCAAGTTCATCAACGTGATCCTGGCGCTCATGGCCGTGCTGCTGGTGTTCGTGTCCACCGTGGCCAGCTTCATCACACCGCTCGTGAAGACCCGCCTGCGCGTCTCCAGCACCGCCCTCCTGGCCCTCGTCCTCCTCCTGCTCTGGAAGCACTGGGACTCCCTCACCTACCTCCTGGAGCACGTGCTGCTGCCCAGCTGA
- the TMCC2 gene encoding transmembrane and coiled-coil domains protein 2 isoform X3, with translation MFGHGLKHLFHSRRRSREREHPSSQDPQQQQQGMSDHESPDEKERSPEMHRVSYAMSLHDLPARPTAFNRVLQQIRARPSIKRGASLHGGGGGGSRRAKSSSLEPQRGSPHLLRKAPQDSGLAAILHQHQGRPRSSSTTDTALLLPDGGSLLAEEAEGLGDKVDKGDFVALNLAGGPGHGDADGPISLDVPDGAPDPQRTKAAIEHLHQKILKITEQIKIEQEARDDNVAEYLKLANNADKQQASRIKQVFEKKNQKSAQTIAQLHKKLEHYRRRLREIEQNGPSRQPKDVLRDMQQGLKDVGANVRAGISGFSGGVVEGVKGSLSGLSQATHSAVVSKPREFASLIRNKFGSADNIAHLKDPLDDGPPEEAARALSGSATLVSSPKYASDDECSSASASSAGAGSNSGAGPAAAAPGSPKSGPLYGAPGNVDAVLEELREIKEGQSHLEDSMEDLKAQLQRDYTYMTQCLQEERYRYERLEEQLNDLTELHQNEMTNLKQELASMEEKVAYQSYERARDIQEAVESCLTRVTKLELQQQQQQVVQLEGVENANARALLGKFINVILALMAVLLVFVSTVASFITPLVKTRLRVSSTALLALVLLLLWKHWDSLTYLLEHVLLPS, from the exons ATGTTTGGCCACGGCCTGAAGCACCTGTTCCACAGCCGCCGCAGGTCGCGGGAAAGGGAGCACCCGTCGTCTCAGgacccccagcagcagcagcagggcatgTCTGACCATGAGTCCCCGGACGAGAAGGAGCGCTCCCCAGAGATGCACCGCGTGTCCTACGCCATGTCCCTGCACGACCTGCCCGCCCGGCCCACCGCCTTCAACCGCGTGCTGCAGCAGATCCGCGCGCGGCCCTCCATCAAGCGGGGCGCCAGCCTGcacggcggcggcgggggcggcagCCGGCGCGCCAAGAGCAGCTCCCTGGAGCCGCAGCGCGGCAGCCCCCACCTGCTGCGCAAGGCCCCCCAGGACAGCGGCCTGGCCGCCATCCTGCACCAGCACCAGGGCCGCCCCCGCTCCTCCTCCACCACCGACACGGCCCTGCTGCTGCCCGACGGCGGCTCCCTCCTGGCGGAGGAGGCCGAGGGTCTCGGTGACAAG GTCGACAAGGGGGACTTCGTGGCCCTGAACCTTGCCGGCGGCCCCGGCCATGGTGACGCCGACGGCCCCATCAGCTTGGACGTGCCAGACGGGGCCCCGGACCCCCAGCGGACCAAGGCGGCCATCGAGCACCTGCACCAGAAGATCCTGAAGATCACGGAGCAGATCAAGATCGAGCAGGAGGCGCGGGACGACAACGTGGCGGAGTACCTGAAGCTGGCCAACAACGCCGACAAGCAGCAGGCGTCCCGCATCAAGCAGGTGTTCGAGAAGAAGAACCAGAAGTCTGCGCAGACCATCGCCCAGCTGCACAAGAAGCTGGAGCACTACCGCCGGCGCCTGCGGGAGATCGAGCAGAACGGGCCGTCGCGTCAGCCCAAGGACGTGCTGCGGGACATGCAGCAAGGCCTCAAGGACGTGGGCGCCAACGTGCGCGCGGGCATCAGCGGCTTCAGCGGCGGCGTGGTGGAGGGCGTCAAGGGCAGCCTCTCCGGCCTCTCACAGGCCACGCACTCCGCCGTGGTGTCCAAGCCCCGCGAGTTCGCCAGCCTCATCCGGAACAAGTTCGGCAGCGCCGACAACATCGCGCACCTGAAGGACCCCCTGGACGACGGGCCCCCCGAGGAGGCGGCCCGGGCGCTGAGCGGCAGCGCCACGCTCGTGTCCAGCCCCAAGTACGCCAGCGACGACGAGTGCTCCAGCGCCAGCGCCAGCTCCGCGGGCGCGGGCAGCAACTCGGGGGCCgggcccgccgccgccgcgccgggGAGCCCCAAGTCCGGCCCGCTGTACGGGGCCCCCGGCAACGTGGACGCTGTGCTGGAAGAGCTGCGGGAGATCAAGGAGGGCCAGTCGCACCTGGAGGACTCGATGGAGGACCTGAAGGCGCAGCTGCAGAGGGACTACACCTACATGACCCAGTGCCTGCAGGAGGAGCGGTACAG GTACGAGCGGCTGGAGGAACAGCTCAATGACCTGACCGAACTTCACCAGAATGAGATGACCAACCTGAAGCAGGAGCTGGCCAGCATGGAGGAGAAGGTGGCCTACCAGTCCTACGAGAGGGCCCGGGACATCCAG GAGGCCGTGGAGTCCTGCCTGACCCGGGTCACCAAGCTGgaactgcagcagcagcagcagcaggtggtgCAGCTGGAGGGCGTGGAGAACGCCAACGCGCGGGCGCTGCTGGGCAAGTTCATCAACGTGATCCTGGCGCTCATGGCCGTGCTGCTGGTGTTCGTGTCCACCGTGGCCAGCTTCATCACACCGCTCGTGAAGACCCGCCTGCGCGTCTCCAGCACCGCCCTCCTGGCCCTCGTCCTCCTCCTGCTCTGGAAGCACTGGGACTCCCTCACCTACCTCCTGGAGCACGTGCTGCTGCCCAGCTGA
- the TMCC2 gene encoding transmembrane and coiled-coil domains protein 2 isoform X2: MDATNLSEQKIQQLSEGSMFGHGLKHLFHSRRRSREREHPSSQDPQQQQQGMSDHESPDEKERSPEMHRVSYAMSLHDLPARPTAFNRVLQQIRARPSIKRGASLHGGGGGGSRRAKSSSLEPQRGSPHLLRKAPQDSGLAAILHQHQGRPRSSSTTDTALLLPDGGSLLAEEAEGLGDKVDKGDFVALNLAGGPGHGDADGPISLDVPDGAPDPQRTKAAIEHLHQKILKITEQIKIEQEARDDNVAEYLKLANNADKQQASRIKQVFEKKNQKSAQTIAQLHKKLEHYRRRLREIEQNGPSRQPKDVLRDMQQGLKDVGANVRAGISGFSGGVVEGVKGSLSGLSQATHSAVVSKPREFASLIRNKFGSADNIAHLKDPLDDGPPEEAARALSGSATLVSSPKYASDDECSSASASSAGAGSNSGAGPAAAAPGSPKSGPLYGAPGNVDAVLEELREIKEGQSHLEDSMEDLKAQLQRDYTYMTQCLQEERYRYERLEEQLNDLTELHQNEMTNLKQELASMEEKVAYQSYERARDIQEAVESCLTRVTKLELQQQQQQVVQLEGVENANARALLGKFINVILALMAVLLVFVSTVASFITPLVKTRLRVSSTALLALVLLLLWKHWDSLTYLLEHVLLPS, translated from the exons ATGGATGCGACTAACCTGAGTGAACAG AAAATCCAGCAGCTCTCAGAGGGCTCCATGTTTGGCCACGGCCTGAAGCACCTGTTCCACAGCCGCCGCAGGTCGCGGGAAAGGGAGCACCCGTCGTCTCAGgacccccagcagcagcagcagggcatgTCTGACCATGAGTCCCCGGACGAGAAGGAGCGCTCCCCAGAGATGCACCGCGTGTCCTACGCCATGTCCCTGCACGACCTGCCCGCCCGGCCCACCGCCTTCAACCGCGTGCTGCAGCAGATCCGCGCGCGGCCCTCCATCAAGCGGGGCGCCAGCCTGcacggcggcggcgggggcggcagCCGGCGCGCCAAGAGCAGCTCCCTGGAGCCGCAGCGCGGCAGCCCCCACCTGCTGCGCAAGGCCCCCCAGGACAGCGGCCTGGCCGCCATCCTGCACCAGCACCAGGGCCGCCCCCGCTCCTCCTCCACCACCGACACGGCCCTGCTGCTGCCCGACGGCGGCTCCCTCCTGGCGGAGGAGGCCGAGGGTCTCGGTGACAAG GTCGACAAGGGGGACTTCGTGGCCCTGAACCTTGCCGGCGGCCCCGGCCATGGTGACGCCGACGGCCCCATCAGCTTGGACGTGCCAGACGGGGCCCCGGACCCCCAGCGGACCAAGGCGGCCATCGAGCACCTGCACCAGAAGATCCTGAAGATCACGGAGCAGATCAAGATCGAGCAGGAGGCGCGGGACGACAACGTGGCGGAGTACCTGAAGCTGGCCAACAACGCCGACAAGCAGCAGGCGTCCCGCATCAAGCAGGTGTTCGAGAAGAAGAACCAGAAGTCTGCGCAGACCATCGCCCAGCTGCACAAGAAGCTGGAGCACTACCGCCGGCGCCTGCGGGAGATCGAGCAGAACGGGCCGTCGCGTCAGCCCAAGGACGTGCTGCGGGACATGCAGCAAGGCCTCAAGGACGTGGGCGCCAACGTGCGCGCGGGCATCAGCGGCTTCAGCGGCGGCGTGGTGGAGGGCGTCAAGGGCAGCCTCTCCGGCCTCTCACAGGCCACGCACTCCGCCGTGGTGTCCAAGCCCCGCGAGTTCGCCAGCCTCATCCGGAACAAGTTCGGCAGCGCCGACAACATCGCGCACCTGAAGGACCCCCTGGACGACGGGCCCCCCGAGGAGGCGGCCCGGGCGCTGAGCGGCAGCGCCACGCTCGTGTCCAGCCCCAAGTACGCCAGCGACGACGAGTGCTCCAGCGCCAGCGCCAGCTCCGCGGGCGCGGGCAGCAACTCGGGGGCCgggcccgccgccgccgcgccgggGAGCCCCAAGTCCGGCCCGCTGTACGGGGCCCCCGGCAACGTGGACGCTGTGCTGGAAGAGCTGCGGGAGATCAAGGAGGGCCAGTCGCACCTGGAGGACTCGATGGAGGACCTGAAGGCGCAGCTGCAGAGGGACTACACCTACATGACCCAGTGCCTGCAGGAGGAGCGGTACAG GTACGAGCGGCTGGAGGAACAGCTCAATGACCTGACCGAACTTCACCAGAATGAGATGACCAACCTGAAGCAGGAGCTGGCCAGCATGGAGGAGAAGGTGGCCTACCAGTCCTACGAGAGGGCCCGGGACATCCAG GAGGCCGTGGAGTCCTGCCTGACCCGGGTCACCAAGCTGgaactgcagcagcagcagcagcaggtggtgCAGCTGGAGGGCGTGGAGAACGCCAACGCGCGGGCGCTGCTGGGCAAGTTCATCAACGTGATCCTGGCGCTCATGGCCGTGCTGCTGGTGTTCGTGTCCACCGTGGCCAGCTTCATCACACCGCTCGTGAAGACCCGCCTGCGCGTCTCCAGCACCGCCCTCCTGGCCCTCGTCCTCCTCCTGCTCTGGAAGCACTGGGACTCCCTCACCTACCTCCTGGAGCACGTGCTGCTGCCCAGCTGA
- the TMCC2 gene encoding transmembrane and coiled-coil domains protein 2 isoform X5, whose protein sequence is MAGAEPGSSGTPARRARLPLASPALPRDCDPGGLAPPAEGWGPRAPGTPAPARLREAVPTQVDKGDFVALNLAGGPGHGDADGPISLDVPDGAPDPQRTKAAIEHLHQKILKITEQIKIEQEARDDNVAEYLKLANNADKQQASRIKQVFEKKNQKSAQTIAQLHKKLEHYRRRLREIEQNGPSRQPKDVLRDMQQGLKDVGANVRAGISGFSGGVVEGVKGSLSGLSQATHSAVVSKPREFASLIRNKFGSADNIAHLKDPLDDGPPEEAARALSGSATLVSSPKYASDDECSSASASSAGAGSNSGAGPAAAAPGSPKSGPLYGAPGNVDAVLEELREIKEGQSHLEDSMEDLKAQLQRDYTYMTQCLQEERYRYERLEEQLNDLTELHQNEMTNLKQELASMEEKVAYQSYERARDIQEAVESCLTRVTKLELQQQQQQVVQLEGVENANARALLGKFINVILALMAVLLVFVSTVASFITPLVKTRLRVSSTALLALVLLLLWKHWDSLTYLLEHVLLPS, encoded by the exons ATGGCGGGTGCAGAGCCCGGGAGCTCCGGGACACCTGCTCGCAGAGCCCGGCTTCCCTTGGCCAGCCCAGCGCTGCCCCGGGACTGTGACCCTGGGGGCCTGGCACCGCCCGCAGAAGGCTGGGGCCCCAGAGCCCCTGGCACCCCAGCGCCAGCCCGGCTGCGGGAAGCAGTGCCCACACAG GTCGACAAGGGGGACTTCGTGGCCCTGAACCTTGCCGGCGGCCCCGGCCATGGTGACGCCGACGGCCCCATCAGCTTGGACGTGCCAGACGGGGCCCCGGACCCCCAGCGGACCAAGGCGGCCATCGAGCACCTGCACCAGAAGATCCTGAAGATCACGGAGCAGATCAAGATCGAGCAGGAGGCGCGGGACGACAACGTGGCGGAGTACCTGAAGCTGGCCAACAACGCCGACAAGCAGCAGGCGTCCCGCATCAAGCAGGTGTTCGAGAAGAAGAACCAGAAGTCTGCGCAGACCATCGCCCAGCTGCACAAGAAGCTGGAGCACTACCGCCGGCGCCTGCGGGAGATCGAGCAGAACGGGCCGTCGCGTCAGCCCAAGGACGTGCTGCGGGACATGCAGCAAGGCCTCAAGGACGTGGGCGCCAACGTGCGCGCGGGCATCAGCGGCTTCAGCGGCGGCGTGGTGGAGGGCGTCAAGGGCAGCCTCTCCGGCCTCTCACAGGCCACGCACTCCGCCGTGGTGTCCAAGCCCCGCGAGTTCGCCAGCCTCATCCGGAACAAGTTCGGCAGCGCCGACAACATCGCGCACCTGAAGGACCCCCTGGACGACGGGCCCCCCGAGGAGGCGGCCCGGGCGCTGAGCGGCAGCGCCACGCTCGTGTCCAGCCCCAAGTACGCCAGCGACGACGAGTGCTCCAGCGCCAGCGCCAGCTCCGCGGGCGCGGGCAGCAACTCGGGGGCCgggcccgccgccgccgcgccgggGAGCCCCAAGTCCGGCCCGCTGTACGGGGCCCCCGGCAACGTGGACGCTGTGCTGGAAGAGCTGCGGGAGATCAAGGAGGGCCAGTCGCACCTGGAGGACTCGATGGAGGACCTGAAGGCGCAGCTGCAGAGGGACTACACCTACATGACCCAGTGCCTGCAGGAGGAGCGGTACAG GTACGAGCGGCTGGAGGAACAGCTCAATGACCTGACCGAACTTCACCAGAATGAGATGACCAACCTGAAGCAGGAGCTGGCCAGCATGGAGGAGAAGGTGGCCTACCAGTCCTACGAGAGGGCCCGGGACATCCAG GAGGCCGTGGAGTCCTGCCTGACCCGGGTCACCAAGCTGgaactgcagcagcagcagcagcaggtggtgCAGCTGGAGGGCGTGGAGAACGCCAACGCGCGGGCGCTGCTGGGCAAGTTCATCAACGTGATCCTGGCGCTCATGGCCGTGCTGCTGGTGTTCGTGTCCACCGTGGCCAGCTTCATCACACCGCTCGTGAAGACCCGCCTGCGCGTCTCCAGCACCGCCCTCCTGGCCCTCGTCCTCCTCCTGCTCTGGAAGCACTGGGACTCCCTCACCTACCTCCTGGAGCACGTGCTGCTGCCCAGCTGA
- the TMCC2 gene encoding transmembrane and coiled-coil domains protein 2 isoform X1: protein MKRCKSDELQQQQGEEDGAGLEDATCHLPGADLRPGEAAGANSAGGPTSDAGAAAAPNPGPRSKPPDLKKIQQLSEGSMFGHGLKHLFHSRRRSREREHPSSQDPQQQQQGMSDHESPDEKERSPEMHRVSYAMSLHDLPARPTAFNRVLQQIRARPSIKRGASLHGGGGGGSRRAKSSSLEPQRGSPHLLRKAPQDSGLAAILHQHQGRPRSSSTTDTALLLPDGGSLLAEEAEGLGDKVDKGDFVALNLAGGPGHGDADGPISLDVPDGAPDPQRTKAAIEHLHQKILKITEQIKIEQEARDDNVAEYLKLANNADKQQASRIKQVFEKKNQKSAQTIAQLHKKLEHYRRRLREIEQNGPSRQPKDVLRDMQQGLKDVGANVRAGISGFSGGVVEGVKGSLSGLSQATHSAVVSKPREFASLIRNKFGSADNIAHLKDPLDDGPPEEAARALSGSATLVSSPKYASDDECSSASASSAGAGSNSGAGPAAAAPGSPKSGPLYGAPGNVDAVLEELREIKEGQSHLEDSMEDLKAQLQRDYTYMTQCLQEERYRYERLEEQLNDLTELHQNEMTNLKQELASMEEKVAYQSYERARDIQEAVESCLTRVTKLELQQQQQQVVQLEGVENANARALLGKFINVILALMAVLLVFVSTVASFITPLVKTRLRVSSTALLALVLLLLWKHWDSLTYLLEHVLLPS from the exons AAAATCCAGCAGCTCTCAGAGGGCTCCATGTTTGGCCACGGCCTGAAGCACCTGTTCCACAGCCGCCGCAGGTCGCGGGAAAGGGAGCACCCGTCGTCTCAGgacccccagcagcagcagcagggcatgTCTGACCATGAGTCCCCGGACGAGAAGGAGCGCTCCCCAGAGATGCACCGCGTGTCCTACGCCATGTCCCTGCACGACCTGCCCGCCCGGCCCACCGCCTTCAACCGCGTGCTGCAGCAGATCCGCGCGCGGCCCTCCATCAAGCGGGGCGCCAGCCTGcacggcggcggcgggggcggcagCCGGCGCGCCAAGAGCAGCTCCCTGGAGCCGCAGCGCGGCAGCCCCCACCTGCTGCGCAAGGCCCCCCAGGACAGCGGCCTGGCCGCCATCCTGCACCAGCACCAGGGCCGCCCCCGCTCCTCCTCCACCACCGACACGGCCCTGCTGCTGCCCGACGGCGGCTCCCTCCTGGCGGAGGAGGCCGAGGGTCTCGGTGACAAG GTCGACAAGGGGGACTTCGTGGCCCTGAACCTTGCCGGCGGCCCCGGCCATGGTGACGCCGACGGCCCCATCAGCTTGGACGTGCCAGACGGGGCCCCGGACCCCCAGCGGACCAAGGCGGCCATCGAGCACCTGCACCAGAAGATCCTGAAGATCACGGAGCAGATCAAGATCGAGCAGGAGGCGCGGGACGACAACGTGGCGGAGTACCTGAAGCTGGCCAACAACGCCGACAAGCAGCAGGCGTCCCGCATCAAGCAGGTGTTCGAGAAGAAGAACCAGAAGTCTGCGCAGACCATCGCCCAGCTGCACAAGAAGCTGGAGCACTACCGCCGGCGCCTGCGGGAGATCGAGCAGAACGGGCCGTCGCGTCAGCCCAAGGACGTGCTGCGGGACATGCAGCAAGGCCTCAAGGACGTGGGCGCCAACGTGCGCGCGGGCATCAGCGGCTTCAGCGGCGGCGTGGTGGAGGGCGTCAAGGGCAGCCTCTCCGGCCTCTCACAGGCCACGCACTCCGCCGTGGTGTCCAAGCCCCGCGAGTTCGCCAGCCTCATCCGGAACAAGTTCGGCAGCGCCGACAACATCGCGCACCTGAAGGACCCCCTGGACGACGGGCCCCCCGAGGAGGCGGCCCGGGCGCTGAGCGGCAGCGCCACGCTCGTGTCCAGCCCCAAGTACGCCAGCGACGACGAGTGCTCCAGCGCCAGCGCCAGCTCCGCGGGCGCGGGCAGCAACTCGGGGGCCgggcccgccgccgccgcgccgggGAGCCCCAAGTCCGGCCCGCTGTACGGGGCCCCCGGCAACGTGGACGCTGTGCTGGAAGAGCTGCGGGAGATCAAGGAGGGCCAGTCGCACCTGGAGGACTCGATGGAGGACCTGAAGGCGCAGCTGCAGAGGGACTACACCTACATGACCCAGTGCCTGCAGGAGGAGCGGTACAG GTACGAGCGGCTGGAGGAACAGCTCAATGACCTGACCGAACTTCACCAGAATGAGATGACCAACCTGAAGCAGGAGCTGGCCAGCATGGAGGAGAAGGTGGCCTACCAGTCCTACGAGAGGGCCCGGGACATCCAG GAGGCCGTGGAGTCCTGCCTGACCCGGGTCACCAAGCTGgaactgcagcagcagcagcagcaggtggtgCAGCTGGAGGGCGTGGAGAACGCCAACGCGCGGGCGCTGCTGGGCAAGTTCATCAACGTGATCCTGGCGCTCATGGCCGTGCTGCTGGTGTTCGTGTCCACCGTGGCCAGCTTCATCACACCGCTCGTGAAGACCCGCCTGCGCGTCTCCAGCACCGCCCTCCTGGCCCTCGTCCTCCTCCTGCTCTGGAAGCACTGGGACTCCCTCACCTACCTCCTGGAGCACGTGCTGCTGCCCAGCTGA